One genomic segment of Arachis duranensis cultivar V14167 chromosome 4, aradu.V14167.gnm2.J7QH, whole genome shotgun sequence includes these proteins:
- the LOC107483922 gene encoding putative clathrin assembly protein At4g25940, protein MGTRFRQAVGAIKDSTTVGLAKVNSDYKELDVAIVKATNHVEYPPKERHMRTILHATSASQPRADVAYCIHKLSKRLYKTKNWIVAIKTLIVMHRLLREGDPTFREELLNYTRRGHFLQISNFKDDTTPQAWDCSAWVRTYALFLQERLECFRTLKYDIETERFVKSPTSSAKPLTRTRSLGAVELLEQLPALQQLLQRLIGCQPEGCAYGNYLVQYALALVLKESFKIYCSLNDGIINLVDVFFDMERHNAVRALKIYKRATMQAEHLAQFYEYCKGLEIARNFQFPCLRQPPPSFLATMEEYIGEAPQTSSVHQRLEYREADLSPSREDPPETDEPEEPQETEGEEENEEEPVVNGEPNPVEVEEAAPLISNNWIDDDLLGLREINPQAVELEERNALALAIVQPGGNNSNNLALNNIGDTIGWELALVTAQSNHTSQAPDQNMAGGFDKLLLDSLYEDENARRQLQLQNAGYGYGGNGMAIQNPFENDNDPFAVSNNIAPPTSVQLALQQQQQQMLFQQQQNNNMMMTPYQQQPYYNPFGDPLPVPNYAYGSTPAQGNYNLM, encoded by the exons ATGGGAACACGCTTCAGACAGGCCGTTGGAGCTATCAAGGACTCTACCACGGTTGGCCTTGCCAAAGTTAATAGTGATTACaag GAATTGGATGTTGCAATCGTGAAAGCTACCAATCACGTAGAATATCCTCCTAAAGAACGTCACATGCGCA CAATATTGCATGCAACATCAGCAAGTCAACCAAGAGCAGATGTGGCATACTGCATTCACAAACTTTCCAAAAGGCTTTACAAGACAAAAAACTGGATA GTTGCTATAAAGACATTGATAGTGATGCATAGGTTATTGAGAGAGGGTGATCCTACTTTCAGAGAAGAGCTCCTAAACTACACACGCAGGGGACACTTTCTCCAAATATCCAATTTCAAAGATGACACCACTCCTcaag CTTGGGATTGTTCTGCATGGGTTCGAACCTATGCACTTTTTTTACAAGAAAGACTTGAATGCTTTAGAACACTCAAATACGACATTGAAACAGAGCGTTTCGTAAAATCACCAACTTCTTCAGCTAAA CCACTTACAAGAACTCGGTCTTTGGGTGCTGTAGAACTGTTGGAGCAGTTACCTGCATTGCAGCAACTTCTGCAACGCCTTATAGGTTGCCAG CCTGAAGGATGCGCTTATGGAAATTATCTTGTACAATATGCATTAGCCCTG GTATTGAAAGAGAGCTTCAAAATATATTGTTCATTGAATGATGGAATCATCAATCTTGTGGATGTG TTCTTTGATATGGAAAGACATAACGCAGTGAGGGCTCTGAAAATTTATAAAAGAG CAACAATGCAGGCTGAGCATCTTGCTCAGTTTTATGAATACTGCAAAGGGTTGGAGATTGCAAGGAATTTCCAATTTCCATGTCTAAGACAG CCACCCCCCTCTTTCCTTGCAACAATGGAAGAATACATTGGAGAAGCACCACAAACTAGCTCTGTTCATCAAAGACTG GAATATCGTGAAGCTGATCTATCACCTTCTAGAGAAGATCCTCCAGAAACCGACGAGCCTGAAGAGCCTCAAGAAactgaaggagaagaagagaatgaggaAGAACCAGTTGTCAACGGAGAGCCAAATCCTGTGGAAGTGGAAGAGGCTGCTCCGCTGATATCGAATAATTGGATCGATGATGACTTGCtg GGTCTGCGTGAAATAAATCCTCAAGCTGTTGAACTTGAAGAAAGAAATGCTTTGGCCCTTGCAATTGTACAACCTGGTG GAAATAATTCAAACAATCTTGCTTTGAACAACATTGGTGACACTATTGGTTGGGAACTAGCACTGGTTACAGCACAAAGCAACCATACTAGCCAAGCGCCAGATCAAAATATG GCTGGTGGGTTTGACAAGTTATTACTAGATAGTTTATATGAAGATGAGAATGCAAGAAGACAACTTCAGCTCCAAAATGCAGGTTATGGATATGGTGGAAATGGAATGGCCATACAAAACCCATTTGAAAATGATAATGATCCATTTGCAGTGTCCAACAACATAGCACCCCCAACCAGTGTTCAATTGGCattgcaacaacaacaacaacaaatgcTGTTCCAACAACAACAGAACAATAACATGATGATGACGCCTTACCAGCAGCAACCATATTACAATCCATTTGGAGACCCTTTACCAGTGCCTAACTATGCATATGGTTCTACACCAGCACAgggaaattataatttaatgtaG